AAATTGACTGATCAATATTCCCGAACTATTGAATATGGAGACAAGCGCCATAAAGAAATAGGCAACATAAGGCTTGTGTCCCGAAAGCACATCCAGATTCAGATAAGGATTTTCAATTCTACGCTGTCTTCTAAAAAAAGTCCAACCCAATATGGGGATGGAAATGGTACCAGCAAGTATGGTGGAATCGTCGAACCAATCTTTTGTTTTGCCGTAAGTAACCACATAGATGATGGTCAGCAACAACGCAGAAATAATCAGTACACTTACCCAGTCAATCTCCTTAAACGGTATAACGATCTGTCTCTTTCCATAACGAAAACAAATAAGAACCAGTATTATAGCCAGCAACAGCAGCCCGATGATCAGGTAATACATGTATTGCCATTGATAGTGATAAGCTAATGCCGCAGTCACAATCATAGACATCTGATTCAGGACGAAAACAATCGGATAAAAGAATGAATAAAATTCTGATCGTCTATCATGCTTGGAGAAAAGCGGCTTTAATATTTTTACAATTTCAATAATGATAAAACCACGCAGAAAGCCAATCATAAAACCACAGACGGTAATTAATTGGATATGTGATGTGCGTGCACAGACAAAAGCTAATAGGGTCTGTAAACAAAGATTGCAAAGCACAATTGTTTTGGTGGTTGTAATGGCCCTCACTTTCGAATAAAGCGGATACCCGGCTACCATCCCTGCCGTAGTGGCAAAGAAAGCCATGGAGATATCTTCTGTCAGCACCCCTAGAGAGCCGGAAATATCGATACTTGACCCGGTGTAGGTACCATTCAGCATCATCGTGGGAATCATAATAATAAAAGTGATGACGATGCCCACCCAGTAAGGTATCCCCTTTCGCAAGGGGATATTATGTCTTTTACCCATTATTCTTGTGATTACTTTTTAATCTTAGCTTCAGTCTCCACCATCATACCCACACGCAGCTGTTCTTTTTCTTCGGGAGTAATATTAACCAGATCGATGCGAACCGGAATTCGTTGCTGTATTTTCACAAAATTGCCGGCACTATTATCCGTTGGTAACAAAGAATATTTAGAACCGGTAGCTTCACTAATAGCGGTAACCTTTCCCTGGAGAACTTTTCCTTTGAGAGCATCTACTTTTATATGTACCTCCTGCCCCACGTAAATATTGGCAATCTGGGTTTCTTTATAGTTCGCAGTAATCCATTTATCATTATTGCGGATAATATTCGACACTGTTTGTCCGGCCTGGATTAATTGTCCATTTTCCAAGGTTCTTCTTCCCATATATCCATCATATGGAGCTGTTACGACCGTATATGACAGGTTCAGTTTTGCCATTTCCAATTCCGCTCTCTTTCTCAGAATCACAGCCGATGCACTCTTA
The Bacteroides sedimenti genome window above contains:
- a CDS encoding MFS transporter, whose product is MGKRHNIPLRKGIPYWVGIVITFIIMIPTMMLNGTYTGSSIDISGSLGVLTEDISMAFFATTAGMVAGYPLYSKVRAITTTKTIVLCNLCLQTLLAFVCARTSHIQLITVCGFMIGFLRGFIIIEIVKILKPLFSKHDRRSEFYSFFYPIVFVLNQMSMIVTAALAYHYQWQYMYYLIIGLLLLAIILVLICFRYGKRQIVIPFKEIDWVSVLIISALLLTIIYVVTYGKTKDWFDDSTILAGTISIPILGWTFFRRQRRIENPYLNLDVLSGHKPYVAYFFMALVSIFNSSGILISQFTTTILKLDSVHSNALTIWLFPGFILSAAFCYWHFNAQIWKFRVLIFWGMACFTGYFAVLYFGLTPNGTYEFFYLPMVLRGMGTMILFIAFGTYAAEDLLPQFTLFNAFFMITIRGVLSPAIGSSFFSNMLYRFQQNNQMILSQGVDMQNPMAASSYSQSLNSALAQGHPLAEAQQLATQTLYNAVQIQSTMVSIKQIVGYMLMASIVIMVIARFTPFHKTLKVAVPKTGEDMI